TGGTGATGTTCATGATCCGATGGCATTGCTTGCTCCGGTTGATGACGAAGGAGCGTCTTGATGTCTATCACTCTGACCCGGGTTCCGCTTGATCTGACTCGTAGCGGTACGCGACGGAAGCTTGCAAGCGAGCAGGTGATGCACGCCGTTATAGCCGCCGCAACGGATGCTGGGGCTGAACGTCGTGTTTTGTGGCGCATCGACGGCGAAGCTGCGCAACGTACGTTGTATGTCGTTTCGCCCGATGCTCCAGATGTCTCTCACCTGTCGCAGGAGCTGCTCGTCGACGAAGACGCGATCGATTCGCGGGATTACCAGCCGCTGCTGGATTCCCTATCGAATGGGCAGGAGTTCCGTTTCCGTTTGCGTGCCAACCCGATCATTAATAAATACCGGGAGGGGCGGGATCAGCGGTCTGCCCGTGTGCCTCTTGTGGGGCTGGACGCGCAGCTTGGTTGGCTTGAGCGTCAAGCTGATCGTCACGGTTTCGAGTTGGCGCGTTCACGCATGGGGCAGCCTGAAGTTCTGGTCTATGGCCAGGAAAACATGCAGTTCTCTAAGCAGAGTGGACGGATTGTCACTATTCGTGCGGTGGTGTTCGAGGGGATTCTGAGGGTCACTGATGCGGAGCTTGTCAGATCTGCGCTGGTTTCGGGTATTGGTCCTGCGAAGGCGTACGGCTGTGGCTTGCTGACGTTGGCGCCTGTGAGTGCTTCGAACGATGTCTAGAACGCCGCCGGGATTCGTCCCGCCCGAGCTTCCTCAGTTGGCTCGGGCGGCTGACAGGTTGACTTTCGTCTACTTGGAGCGGTGCCGTGTACACCGTGACGCTAATGCGATTACGGCGACGGATGAGCGCGGCACGGTTCATATCCCGGCGTCTACGCTTGGGACGCTGATGTTGGGGCCGGGTACGACGGTGACGCATCAGGCGATGACTTTGCTTCATCAGTCGGGTGTTTGTGCTGTCTGGACGGGTGAGGAGGGTGTCCGTTATTACGGTCATGGGCGTCCTTTAGCGGAGTCTTCGCGGCTGCTGGAGGCTCAGGCGAAGTTGTTCTCAACTACGCGGGGGCGACTCAAGGTAGCTAAAGCGATGTATCAGATGCGTTTCCCTGGCGAGGATGTTTCTGGGTTGACGTTGCAACAGTTGCGGGGGCGTGAGGGCGTTAGGATGCGCCGCGCCTACCGTGCGGCCGCAGAGGAATATGGCATCCAGTGGTCTTCGCGTGAGTATGATCCGAATGATTTTGATAACTCTGATTCAGTAAACAAGGCTCTTTCCGCCGCAAATGCTGCTCTCTATGGTGTCGTACATTCTGTAATTGTTGCTTTGGGGCTTTCGCCGGGCTTAGGGTTCGTGCATGCCGGCACGGTAAGAGCATTTGTTTACGATGTCGCAGACCTATACAAGGTTGACCTCGTAATTCCGCTGGCGTTCCGCTTGGCGTCAGAGCAGCCGCCAGACATCTCTTCTGCGGCTAGACGTGGTTTACGGGACCTCATGGTTGATGGTCAGTTTCTTAAGCGGTGCGTTCAAGATATCCGAAGTCTTCTCTTGGAAGAGTCGGAGCAGGAATTAGACGAAGACGAGACCACGGAAGTAACGCTGAAGCTTTGGGGTGGTTTCGGGCCAGAGGCTTCGGCGAAGAGAAATTACGGAGGCACATAGCAGTTGCTAGTCCTAGTTTTATCGGCAGTGCCTGCAGGGTTGCGGGGGCATGTGACTCGGTGGTTGTTAGAGATTTCTCCTGGCGTTTTCGTTGGGAGCGTTTCCCGGAGGGTGCGTGAGGCTCTTTGGGAAGAGATCCGGGGTTCGGTCCGCACTGGCCGGGCGATCCTGGTTTGGCAATCGAATAGTGAACAGGGTCTTGAGTTTTTGATTCACGGGCATCATTGGGAGCCTGTGGACTTTGATGGGATAACGCTCATGATGCGCCCGCATCAGCCTTCCTCGAGCTCAGCCAAGGTTGGTTCCAGCAACGCGTCGAAGTGGCGCCGTTACGGACGCAGATCAAACTAATGATTCCCGGTTGTTGTCTAAAGTGAATCTTTTGACCACAATAAGGTACATTGACCCCAATGGGAACCAAGTGAGTTCCCCGCGCCTGCGGGGATGATCCGGGCGGCGCGGCGGGTGTGAAGTCGATGCTCGGGAGTTCCCCGCGCCTGCGGGGATGATCCGGCTACCTGTGAACATCTCCGTCACAAAGAACAGAGTTCCCCGCGCCTGCGGGGATGATCCGAGCAATGCGGACGCGAAGGCTCGCCTCGA
The Pseudoglutamicibacter albus DNA segment above includes these coding regions:
- the cas1e gene encoding type I-E CRISPR-associated endonuclease Cas1e, producing MSRTPPGFVPPELPQLARAADRLTFVYLERCRVHRDANAITATDERGTVHIPASTLGTLMLGPGTTVTHQAMTLLHQSGVCAVWTGEEGVRYYGHGRPLAESSRLLEAQAKLFSTTRGRLKVAKAMYQMRFPGEDVSGLTLQQLRGREGVRMRRAYRAAAEEYGIQWSSREYDPNDFDNSDSVNKALSAANAALYGVVHSVIVALGLSPGLGFVHAGTVRAFVYDVADLYKVDLVIPLAFRLASEQPPDISSAARRGLRDLMVDGQFLKRCVQDIRSLLLEESEQELDEDETTEVTLKLWGGFGPEASAKRNYGGT
- the cas2e gene encoding type I-E CRISPR-associated endoribonuclease Cas2e, whose translation is MLVLVLSAVPAGLRGHVTRWLLEISPGVFVGSVSRRVREALWEEIRGSVRTGRAILVWQSNSEQGLEFLIHGHHWEPVDFDGITLMMRPHQPSSSSAKVGSSNASKWRRYGRRSN
- the cas6e gene encoding type I-E CRISPR-associated protein Cas6/Cse3/CasE; this translates as MSITLTRVPLDLTRSGTRRKLASEQVMHAVIAAATDAGAERRVLWRIDGEAAQRTLYVVSPDAPDVSHLSQELLVDEDAIDSRDYQPLLDSLSNGQEFRFRLRANPIINKYREGRDQRSARVPLVGLDAQLGWLERQADRHGFELARSRMGQPEVLVYGQENMQFSKQSGRIVTIRAVVFEGILRVTDAELVRSALVSGIGPAKAYGCGLLTLAPVSASNDV